ATGGCCGTCGGATCATCGCGTTCCAGACCGTCGGAAAGGACGAGAACCAGCGCCCCACGGACAAAGCCCGCATAGCGCGGTACAGACAGAAAGGCTTGCAGCCCGTCGCCGATCCGCGTGCCGCCATCAATATCGCTGACAGCCTGCGCGACCCGCGTCAAAGCCGCCCGCCGGTCTTTCAGGGCAAGACCTGTGGTGATCCGCGTCAGCCGCGTACCGATTGTAAAGACTTCGACGCGGCCTGCTGACTGCGCCAATGCGTGCGCAAATCCCAATAGCGCATCTGACCGGTCCTTCATCGACCCCGACACATCAACCAGACAAACGATCCGCCGCTGGCGGGTCTTGCGCCGCGATTGAGGCAGAACGACCAGATCACCATCGGTACGGGCAGCGGCCTTCAGCGCGCGACGCAGGTCAATCCGATCGCCGTGCTTGCTTTGCTGGCGCCGATAAGACAGGCGCCGTGGCAGGCGCCGTGCCGCTTGTGTTTCAAATTGCCGCAACGCATCCGCCGTGCCAAGAATTGCGCGCTGCGTCAACCGTTCGCTGGCAGTTGCATCTTCGCCTGCGGGTTCATCCGCATCTTCGACTTCGATGTCAGTGGTGTTGTCGCTTGGCTCCAGCGCTTCGATCTCGTCTTCATCACTGTCTGCGTGCGCCTGCACCATCTGTCCAGCAAAGATAGCGCGAAAGATAGCGTCGAACTCATCCACACGCTCGGGCGGGATTGCAAAAAGTGCGCGCGCGGCGGCATAGACGTCATTGATCCCACGCGGACCCAAGACGCCAACACCCGCGATGAAATCCGTCGTCTGATCAGGTGAGACAGCAAAACCTGCCTGCCGCAGCGCTGCTGCCAAAGCAAAGAAGGGATCCAACGCGCGCATCATGCCGCTTGCCCCGGCAGTATCTGATCCAGCTTTGGTGCCAAATAGCCCAGATCATCATGATCCTTCAGCGCAACCCCAATGGCCCGGGCAAAGGCATCGGGCCATGCGGCACCTTGGGTGTTCAGCAGTGTCGCCGCCTCGGCCCATTCAATGGTTTCGGCAACGCCAGGTGGTTTGGACAAAGGCTCCGCCCGCATCAACCCGACAGAGGCAACCACGGCCCGCGCCGTTTCCTCAGCCACACGTGACGCGCGTGTCAGAACGATCTGCACCTCCAATGCAGGATCGGGATAGTCGATCCAGTGATAGACACAGCGTCTGCGCAAGGCTTCATGCAGGTCACGAGTACGGTTGGATGTCAGTACGACTACTGGCGGCTGCGTGGCGCGTTCGGTCCCGGTTTCGGGGATCGAGATCGTGAAGTCCGACAGAAATTCCAGCAAGAACGCTTCAAATTCCTGATCAGCGCGGTCAATCTCGTCGATCAGCAACAGCGAGGTCGCCGGGTTCCGCAGCGCAGACAAAAGCGGGCGTTCCATCAAGAATTCCGGGCCATAAAGGTTCAGCGCGCTGTTCTCAGATTGCCTCAGCGCAAGCATCTGACGTGGGTAGTTCCATTCGTAAAGGGCAGCACCTGCATCAATACCTTCATAGCATTGAAGCCGGATCACCGATCGGCCCAGTACCCCACCCAACGCTTTGGCGGCCTCAGTCTTGCCGACCCCCGGCGCGCCTTCCAACAACAAGGGTTTGCCCAAGGCAAGCGCTAGATAAGAAGACGTGGCGAGTGCCGGTGCAGTGATATACTGCGCCGCTATCAATGCCTCCGCCAGAGCTTCGGGACTATCGACCCCCGCGATATTGGTGCGTGCGACCATCAACCAGACATCCCAGGATGGCGAGGGCCGGGTTTGGCACCGCCGATTGCCTGCAGTCCCCGCAGGATTTTCTCGGGTGTTATGGGCAGTTTGTCGACCCGGACCCCAACTGCGTTATAAACGGCATTAGCGATAGCGGGCAGCACCGGATTGGCACACATCTCGCCCGGGCCTTTGCCGCCATAGGGTGCATCGGCAGCGGGTCGTTCCAGCACGGCGATATCATGCGGCACCGTCTCGCCGGGCCCCGGCATCAGGTAGGTATTAAAGTCCTGCGGCAGATGATCACGTGCGGGATAATAAGGCTCTGTCGTTTCATAAAGCGCGTGGCTGACGCCCATCCAGGCCCCACCGATGAGTTGCTGTTCTACCAGCTTGGGATTGAGCGCGCGCCCAACTTCATAGGCTGAATTGATCTGGTGCACTTCAACTTCACCCGTTTCGTCGTCCACGGTCAGATCAATTACCAATGCAGCGTGGGCATAAGTGGTGACCGGACTCATCTCGCCGGTGTCCCAATCAACGCCTGACGGCTCGATCAAGAAGATACCGCGCCCCGATAGTGTCCGGCCTTGCTTGAATTGCGCGGCAATCGCGGTATCGGCAACGGTGATGGTTTTGCTTGGTGCGCCTTTGACCTGAATGTTGCCCTTACCGTCCGTGTCCAGATCGGCTGCACTGACCTCAAGTTCTTCTGCCGCAGCCTCCAGCATCTGCGCGCGCGCCTCTGACGCGGCGCGGATGACTGCATTGCCCATCCGGTGCGTACCACGCGAAGCAAATGAGCCCATATCATGAGGGCCGGTATCACTGTCAGCGGTATCGACATAGACATCCTCCAGTGGCACGCCGAGAGCTTCCGCAGCGATCTGTCGACAGACCGACTTCATGCCCTGCCCAAGATCAATCGCAGACAAGGTGACCATGAACTTGCCGTCGGGGGTTGAGTGCACGAGTGCCTGACTGGGATCGCCGCCAAGGTTCATCCCAATTGGATAGTTGATACAGGCAAAGCCGCGTCCAGCGTGAACAGTCATCAGCGCCTCCTTGAACCGGAAATGAACCGCGACGCACCCGGGCGCTTGAGCCCCCGATC
The Yoonia sp. SS1-5 DNA segment above includes these coding regions:
- a CDS encoding MoxR family ATPase, yielding MVARTNIAGVDSPEALAEALIAAQYITAPALATSSYLALALGKPLLLEGAPGVGKTEAAKALGGVLGRSVIRLQCYEGIDAGAALYEWNYPRQMLALRQSENSALNLYGPEFLMERPLLSALRNPATSLLLIDEIDRADQEFEAFLLEFLSDFTISIPETGTERATQPPVVVLTSNRTRDLHEALRRRCVYHWIDYPDPALEVQIVLTRASRVAEETARAVVASVGLMRAEPLSKPPGVAETIEWAEAATLLNTQGAAWPDAFARAIGVALKDHDDLGYLAPKLDQILPGQAA
- a CDS encoding molybdopterin cofactor-binding domain-containing protein, producing the protein MTVHAGRGFACINYPIGMNLGGDPSQALVHSTPDGKFMVTLSAIDLGQGMKSVCRQIAAEALGVPLEDVYVDTADSDTGPHDMGSFASRGTHRMGNAVIRAASEARAQMLEAAAEELEVSAADLDTDGKGNIQVKGAPSKTITVADTAIAAQFKQGRTLSGRGIFLIEPSGVDWDTGEMSPVTTYAHAALVIDLTVDDETGEVEVHQINSAYEVGRALNPKLVEQQLIGGAWMGVSHALYETTEPYYPARDHLPQDFNTYLMPGPGETVPHDIAVLERPAADAPYGGKGPGEMCANPVLPAIANAVYNAVGVRVDKLPITPEKILRGLQAIGGAKPGPRHPGMSG
- a CDS encoding VWA domain-containing protein, with protein sequence MMRALDPFFALAAALRQAGFAVSPDQTTDFIAGVGVLGPRGINDVYAAARALFAIPPERVDEFDAIFRAIFAGQMVQAHADSDEDEIEALEPSDNTTDIEVEDADEPAGEDATASERLTQRAILGTADALRQFETQAARRLPRRLSYRRQQSKHGDRIDLRRALKAAARTDGDLVVLPQSRRKTRQRRIVCLVDVSGSMKDRSDALLGFAHALAQSAGRVEVFTIGTRLTRITTGLALKDRRAALTRVAQAVSDIDGGTRIGDGLQAFLSVPRYAGFVRGALVLVLSDGLERDDPTAMIDAGARMSRMAWQFHWLTPLAADPAFEPKTAALAGVLPWLDGLADGSTAQAISEYVLNIARAA